A window of Natrinema versiforme contains these coding sequences:
- a CDS encoding IclR family transcriptional regulator translates to MDTDRDETEVDANAVGVSTTRKTFALLEALKAEEGVTIADLTERTDLPKSTVYRHLQTLTDLGYVIERNGNYYVGFRFVELGEQARSRKVGYTAAKRAVFELGQETDERAVFIVEEDNEAVYVHRYGSLSNTMIGQRRPLHSMASGKLILAEWDDEAVSGYVDEVGLEPITSNTITDPDALFDELETIRERGYAVNNQEHMDGLRGVAVPVYTPDDEFLGSLAVFGPTSRFTDERVHDELPTRLRDKAGEIRVTLAYG, encoded by the coding sequence ATGGATACGGATCGGGACGAAACCGAGGTCGACGCCAACGCCGTGGGCGTCTCGACGACGCGGAAAACGTTCGCGCTCCTCGAGGCGCTCAAAGCCGAGGAGGGCGTCACGATCGCGGACCTCACGGAACGGACCGACCTCCCGAAGAGCACCGTCTACCGACACCTGCAAACGCTTACTGATCTGGGCTACGTGATCGAGCGCAACGGGAACTACTACGTCGGGTTCCGCTTCGTCGAACTCGGCGAACAGGCTCGATCCCGAAAAGTGGGATACACGGCCGCCAAGCGAGCGGTGTTCGAACTCGGACAGGAGACCGACGAACGAGCGGTGTTCATCGTCGAAGAGGACAACGAGGCCGTCTACGTCCACCGCTACGGAAGCCTCTCGAACACGATGATCGGTCAGCGGCGGCCGCTGCACTCGATGGCCTCCGGCAAGCTCATTCTCGCGGAGTGGGACGACGAGGCGGTCTCCGGCTACGTCGACGAGGTCGGACTCGAGCCGATTACGTCGAACACGATCACTGACCCCGACGCGCTGTTCGACGAACTCGAGACGATCCGCGAGCGCGGGTACGCGGTGAACAATCAGGAGCACATGGACGGACTCCGCGGCGTCGCCGTCCCCGTCTACACGCCCGACGACGAGTTCCTCGGCTCGCTGGCCGTCTTCGGGCCGACCAGCCGATTCACGGACGAGCGCGTCCACGACGAGCTCCCGACGCGACTCCGGGACAAGGCGGGCGAAATCAGGGTCACCCTCGCGTACGGCTGA
- a CDS encoding acyl-CoA dehydrogenase family protein, with amino-acid sequence MLDFVQLEADLDQEERMIRDTAREFVDEHVKPDIGEHFENGTFPKELIPKMGELGFYAPNLEGYGSPNVSETAYGLLMQELEAGDSGLRSMASVQGALVMYPIHAYGSEEQKEEWLPAMGRGEAIGCFGLTEPEHGSNPSAMETSAERDDDGYVLNGSKTWITNSPIADVAIVWARDRSAEDDPVRGFLVETDRDGVSTNKITEKLSLRASITGEIGLNDVYVPEENVLPGVSGMKGPLSCLTQARYGIAWGAIGAARDCFEEARQYATDRDQFGGPIGQFQLQQRKLAEMGTQITLAQLLAYRLAELKERGDMRPQHVSMAKRNNVRTARDQARIAREMLGGNGITTDYSPMRHMSNMETVYTYEGTHDIHTLVLGEEFTGIPAYQ; translated from the coding sequence ATGCTGGATTTCGTTCAGCTCGAGGCGGACCTCGACCAGGAAGAGCGGATGATCCGGGACACCGCCCGGGAGTTCGTCGACGAACACGTCAAACCCGATATCGGCGAGCACTTCGAGAACGGAACGTTCCCGAAGGAGCTCATCCCGAAGATGGGTGAACTCGGCTTCTACGCGCCGAACCTCGAGGGCTACGGGTCGCCGAACGTCTCGGAGACGGCCTACGGGCTCTTGATGCAGGAACTCGAGGCGGGCGACTCGGGGCTGCGCTCGATGGCGTCGGTCCAGGGCGCGCTCGTCATGTATCCGATTCACGCCTACGGGAGCGAGGAACAGAAAGAGGAGTGGCTGCCGGCGATGGGTCGGGGCGAAGCGATCGGTTGTTTCGGCCTGACCGAGCCCGAACACGGCTCGAACCCGTCGGCGATGGAGACCTCCGCCGAACGTGACGACGACGGCTACGTCCTGAACGGCTCGAAGACGTGGATCACGAACTCGCCGATCGCCGATGTCGCGATCGTCTGGGCGCGGGACCGCTCGGCCGAAGACGATCCGGTTCGCGGCTTCCTCGTCGAGACCGACCGCGACGGCGTCAGCACGAACAAGATCACCGAGAAGCTCTCCCTGCGCGCCTCGATCACGGGCGAAATCGGGCTGAACGACGTCTACGTGCCGGAGGAGAATGTCCTGCCCGGCGTCTCCGGGATGAAGGGACCGCTGTCCTGTCTCACGCAGGCCCGCTACGGGATCGCGTGGGGTGCCATCGGCGCTGCCCGGGACTGCTTCGAGGAGGCCCGACAGTACGCGACGGATCGCGACCAGTTCGGCGGTCCGATCGGTCAGTTCCAACTTCAACAGCGCAAGCTCGCGGAGATGGGCACGCAGATCACGCTGGCCCAACTGCTGGCCTACCGCCTCGCCGAACTCAAGGAACGCGGCGACATGCGGCCCCAGCACGTCTCGATGGCGAAGCGAAACAACGTCCGGACGGCCCGCGATCAGGCCCGGATCGCTCGCGAGATGCTCGGCGGCAACGGCATCACCACCGATTACTCCCCGATGCGTCACATGTCCAACATGGAGACCGTCTACACCTACGAGGGTACTCACGACATCCACACCCTCGTTCTCGGCGAGGAGTTCACCGGCATTCCCGCCTACCAGTAA
- a CDS encoding TAXI family TRAP transporter solute-binding subunit: MVEERTYISKDTTRRSLLAAAGVGTATALAGCIGGQSSGSDQDLESLSDINSDTRVSPTPSGSGTAPALERALDHATDDYERVSTSYGEQGNAMNENQLDVGVGTLMNFGIVPSWLQETASTVDNLRVLDVSDETEQAWNDDDRLLIQSADTSQIDNVDTPGEVPAPTFAYNFVCRGDLEYDTVYTFLETMYEQRQQLADYHGLLGTFEEDEFWVKNMYDGVPFHPAAADFYEEIGVWSDEYERADGSSSGSGGSGETTVRMRTSDSTTTAYSANQGMASAVNDGTDDLFVEAQTSQGTEANLGALNDETAEMVYIQNWSAQEVQEGAGNYSELDFEMAQVVHFYDLPWFFIADGGN, encoded by the coding sequence ATGGTGGAAGAGCGGACTTACATCTCTAAGGATACGACTCGACGATCACTTCTCGCAGCGGCCGGCGTCGGAACCGCGACTGCACTCGCCGGCTGTATCGGCGGTCAGTCGAGCGGCAGCGACCAAGACCTCGAGTCGCTGTCGGACATCAATAGTGACACGAGAGTGTCGCCGACACCGAGCGGTTCCGGTACTGCTCCGGCGCTCGAACGGGCGCTCGATCACGCGACCGACGACTACGAACGCGTGAGTACGTCGTACGGCGAGCAAGGCAACGCGATGAACGAGAACCAACTCGACGTCGGCGTCGGGACGCTCATGAACTTCGGGATCGTTCCGAGCTGGCTGCAAGAGACCGCGAGCACCGTCGACAATCTTCGCGTGCTCGACGTGTCGGACGAAACCGAGCAGGCGTGGAACGACGACGACCGACTGCTGATCCAGTCGGCCGACACGAGCCAGATTGACAACGTGGACACGCCCGGCGAGGTTCCCGCACCGACCTTCGCGTACAACTTCGTCTGCCGAGGGGACCTCGAGTACGATACGGTCTACACGTTCCTCGAGACGATGTACGAACAGCGCCAGCAGCTGGCGGACTACCACGGCCTGCTGGGGACGTTCGAAGAGGACGAGTTCTGGGTCAAGAACATGTACGACGGCGTTCCCTTCCATCCCGCTGCGGCCGACTTCTACGAGGAGATCGGCGTGTGGAGCGACGAGTACGAGCGCGCCGACGGCAGCTCCAGTGGCAGCGGTGGGAGCGGCGAGACGACCGTCCGAATGCGGACCTCGGATTCGACGACGACCGCGTACTCCGCGAATCAGGGAATGGCGAGCGCGGTCAACGACGGCACTGACGACCTGTTCGTCGAGGCACAGACGAGCCAGGGCACCGAGGCGAACCTCGGTGCACTCAACGACGAGACGGCCGAGATGGTGTACATCCAGAACTGGTCGGCACAGGAGGTCCAAGAAGGGGCCGGTAACTACAGCGAACTCGACTTCGAAATGGCACAGGTAGTTCACTTCTACGACCTGCCGTGGTTCTTCATCGCAGACGGCGGTAACTAG
- a CDS encoding TRAP transporter fused permease subunit, giving the protein MSTTSYYSERELPQLALGFVIYALGALFTAYTVLYAVSLVGGWPLSGIIDKPGWVDRDELYMIIFLGWGIALYYLDYAKSQFDSDGSEADVVDGSAATEVPQSTSSPDEEGRVPGLERVRRLSAAIDPYIAIVFAMAAILTTVYVYTNFSRLDGDAFILGYNTTDHIVGAILIAVAIDTTRRAFGTSIAAVAVVAIAYAHSAVGPRLFGVFEHSGQSWQQITENGAIAISGVYDSTMMGIGSTWVAIFIMFAGIAKAYGLMDFVREVGSELGTSLRTGVVQIAVISSMIMGSITGSAAANTATTGSFTIPMIKDQGVRDDVAASIEAVASAGGQMLPPVMGVAAFLMADILQVPYLDIVQAGVIPAALFYFSVCLAVHFTILKFGWISNDLTSFNWRLLLNGAHFVVPMAVLLYTLVYLRYTPLSAGMNTIFAIVGVMFVRNFLVGVLNIGSSEVTFDIGERQIQGDDVLWNVLATIKQTADGFKQGGLDMAPLVGVLAAMGVIVEMLEGTGLTARVATTIVGLGDVSILGFGGGLFVVLFLAMIASILFGLGMPTPAAYILVAILVAKPITELGTPPIATHMFVFYFAMLSAITPPVAISVAIGSRIAGASFMRSCQQALRLGAPGFVIPYAFIANDSLIYWSSETLIAFPVVLAGTVALIVATIGFDGARDLSVPVRGLYIAAAFCAMFGSLVHVAVQIVAAAAIIGVLLHARFVVGYEMPTEGGSGIDTSSTSD; this is encoded by the coding sequence ATGTCTACAACCAGTTATTATTCCGAGCGGGAGCTTCCACAGCTAGCTCTCGGCTTTGTCATCTACGCGTTGGGAGCACTTTTTACGGCATACACCGTCTTGTATGCTGTCTCCCTCGTCGGCGGATGGCCACTCTCGGGTATCATCGATAAACCCGGATGGGTCGATCGGGACGAACTGTACATGATCATCTTCCTCGGGTGGGGGATCGCGCTCTATTACCTCGACTACGCGAAGAGCCAATTCGATAGCGACGGATCCGAGGCGGACGTTGTCGACGGATCGGCAGCGACCGAAGTCCCGCAGTCGACATCGTCGCCGGACGAGGAAGGACGGGTGCCGGGTCTCGAGCGCGTGCGTCGTCTCTCCGCCGCGATCGATCCGTACATCGCAATTGTGTTCGCCATGGCGGCGATCCTCACGACGGTTTACGTCTACACGAACTTCAGTCGACTCGACGGTGACGCGTTCATCCTCGGCTACAACACCACGGATCACATCGTCGGTGCGATACTGATCGCGGTGGCGATCGACACGACCCGTCGGGCGTTCGGAACGTCCATCGCGGCCGTCGCCGTCGTCGCGATCGCGTACGCTCACTCGGCGGTCGGCCCCCGACTGTTCGGTGTCTTCGAGCACTCGGGCCAGAGCTGGCAACAGATCACCGAGAACGGCGCGATCGCTATCAGCGGCGTCTACGACAGCACGATGATGGGGATCGGCTCGACGTGGGTCGCGATCTTCATCATGTTCGCCGGGATCGCCAAGGCCTACGGGCTGATGGACTTCGTCCGCGAGGTCGGCAGCGAACTCGGGACGAGTCTACGAACCGGCGTCGTCCAGATCGCCGTTATCTCGAGTATGATCATGGGTTCGATTACCGGCAGCGCCGCGGCGAACACGGCGACGACCGGCTCCTTCACGATCCCGATGATCAAGGATCAGGGCGTCCGCGACGACGTCGCCGCCTCGATCGAGGCGGTCGCCTCCGCGGGCGGCCAGATGCTGCCGCCGGTGATGGGGGTCGCCGCGTTCCTGATGGCCGACATCCTCCAAGTTCCGTATCTGGACATCGTTCAGGCGGGCGTCATTCCGGCGGCGCTGTTCTACTTCAGCGTCTGTCTCGCCGTCCACTTCACGATCCTCAAGTTCGGCTGGATCTCGAACGATCTCACGTCGTTCAACTGGCGGCTCCTCCTCAACGGAGCCCACTTCGTGGTACCGATGGCTGTGCTCCTGTACACGCTCGTCTACCTGCGGTACACCCCGCTCTCGGCGGGCATGAACACCATTTTCGCGATCGTCGGCGTGATGTTCGTCCGGAACTTTCTCGTCGGCGTCCTGAACATCGGTTCGAGCGAGGTCACGTTCGATATCGGTGAGCGGCAAATTCAGGGAGACGACGTTCTCTGGAACGTCCTCGCAACGATCAAACAGACGGCGGACGGGTTCAAGCAGGGCGGCCTCGATATGGCCCCGCTCGTCGGCGTGCTCGCGGCCATGGGCGTGATCGTCGAAATGCTCGAGGGCACCGGACTGACCGCCCGCGTCGCGACGACGATCGTCGGACTGGGTGACGTGAGCATTCTCGGCTTCGGCGGGGGGCTCTTCGTCGTCCTCTTCCTCGCGATGATCGCCAGCATCCTGTTCGGGCTGGGGATGCCGACGCCCGCGGCGTACATCCTCGTGGCCATTCTGGTCGCCAAACCGATCACCGAACTCGGGACGCCCCCGATCGCGACGCACATGTTCGTGTTCTACTTCGCGATGCTGTCGGCGATCACCCCGCCGGTCGCGATCTCGGTCGCGATCGGCTCTCGGATCGCGGGTGCCAGCTTCATGCGCTCGTGTCAACAGGCGCTTCGGCTCGGCGCGCCCGGGTTCGTCATCCCCTACGCCTTCATCGCGAACGACAGCCTCATCTACTGGTCGAGCGAGACGCTGATCGCGTTCCCCGTCGTACTGGCGGGTACCGTCGCACTGATCGTCGCGACGATCGGGTTCGACGGGGCTCGAGACCTCTCGGTCCCGGTCCGGGGCCTCTACATCGCCGCTGCGTTCTGTGCGATGTTCGGGTCGCTCGTCCACGTCGCGGTCCAGATCGTCGCCGCGGCCGCCATCATCGGCGTGTTGCTCCACGCCCGCTTCGTCGTCGGCTACGAGATGCCGACCGAGGGCGGCTCCGGTATCGACACGTCGTCGACCAGCGACTGA
- a CDS encoding long-chain fatty acid--CoA ligase — protein sequence MTNLVREVGATVDANPDSAAIAYDGAELSYEEFWTQAGQFAQALEDRGIGEGDRVGIYLPNLPQFVTAFYGTLRAGGIIVPMNPQYKAREIRHMLGDSGAKAVVALADLVPNVLEVQDDTDVEQVVSVGEQSSPGSETSSRDVGADVDGATAFDEFLAAETKATVDRADDDVAVQPYTSGTTGTPKGVLLTHHNLAFTTRANASVPPGGFQASDRLIGTLPLFHIYGMSVVMNGAMYSGGTYYPVPEWDAPTVMNQLEDDEITIMFAVPAMFNDMINQPDAESYEFEALRFANSGGSSLPLEVLERFESLWGVQLNEGYGLTETSPVTHANTNDARRKGSIGQPLEGVEAKIVDEEFNEVPRVEEGPIDEEEAAIHEITGELVIHGPNVMKEYYGLPEANEEAFTNEDGKRWFHTGDIGYWDEDNFFYVVDREKHMIVTGGYNVYPREVEELLFEHEDVADAAVVGIPDERRGETVKAFIVTTPDAEATPEDIKQYCLTNLAEYKHPREVEFVQELPRTTTGKVQKFELRGDDADDIGE from the coding sequence ATGACAAATCTCGTTCGGGAGGTCGGGGCGACGGTCGATGCGAACCCGGATTCGGCTGCGATCGCCTACGACGGCGCGGAACTGAGCTACGAGGAGTTCTGGACGCAAGCCGGACAGTTCGCACAGGCACTCGAGGACCGCGGGATCGGCGAGGGTGACCGCGTCGGGATCTACCTGCCGAACCTGCCACAGTTCGTGACGGCGTTCTACGGCACCCTGCGTGCCGGCGGGATCATCGTCCCGATGAATCCCCAGTACAAGGCCCGCGAGATCCGCCACATGCTCGGCGACAGCGGGGCGAAGGCCGTCGTCGCGCTGGCCGATCTCGTTCCCAACGTCCTCGAGGTACAGGACGACACCGACGTCGAGCAGGTCGTCAGCGTCGGTGAGCAAAGCTCACCGGGCAGCGAGACGTCGTCTCGCGATGTCGGCGCGGACGTCGACGGCGCGACGGCGTTCGACGAGTTCCTCGCCGCAGAGACCAAGGCGACCGTCGATCGCGCGGACGACGACGTCGCGGTCCAGCCGTACACGTCGGGGACGACCGGCACGCCGAAGGGCGTGCTGTTGACCCACCACAACCTCGCCTTTACGACGCGGGCCAACGCGAGCGTGCCGCCGGGCGGGTTTCAGGCCTCCGACCGTCTCATCGGCACGCTCCCGCTGTTCCACATCTACGGCATGTCCGTCGTGATGAACGGCGCGATGTACAGCGGCGGGACCTACTACCCCGTCCCCGAGTGGGACGCCCCGACGGTGATGAACCAACTCGAGGACGACGAGATCACGATCATGTTCGCCGTCCCCGCGATGTTCAACGACATGATCAACCAGCCCGACGCCGAGAGCTACGAGTTCGAGGCCCTGCGCTTTGCGAACTCCGGGGGCTCGAGCCTGCCGCTCGAGGTCTTAGAGCGGTTCGAATCGCTCTGGGGCGTCCAGCTCAACGAGGGGTACGGCCTGACCGAGACGAGTCCGGTCACCCACGCCAACACGAACGACGCCCGCCGGAAGGGCAGCATCGGCCAGCCCCTCGAGGGCGTGGAGGCGAAGATCGTCGACGAGGAGTTCAACGAGGTGCCCCGCGTCGAGGAGGGGCCGATCGACGAGGAGGAGGCGGCGATCCACGAGATCACGGGCGAACTCGTCATCCACGGGCCGAACGTGATGAAGGAGTACTACGGGCTGCCCGAGGCCAACGAGGAGGCCTTTACCAACGAGGACGGCAAGCGCTGGTTCCACACCGGCGACATCGGCTACTGGGACGAGGATAACTTCTTCTACGTCGTCGACCGGGAGAAGCACATGATCGTCACCGGCGGCTACAACGTCTATCCGCGCGAGGTCGAAGAACTCCTCTTCGAACACGAGGACGTCGCCGACGCCGCCGTCGTCGGGATTCCGGACGAGCGCCGCGGCGAGACCGTCAAGGCGTTCATCGTGACCACGCCCGACGCCGAGGCGACGCCGGAAGACATCAAACAGTACTGTCTGACCAACCTCGCGGAGTACAAACATCCCCGCGAGGTCGAGTTCGTTCAGGAACTCCCGCGGACGACGACGGGGAAGGTCCAGAAGTTCGAGCTTCGCGGCGACGACGCCGACGACATCGGCGAGTAA
- a CDS encoding acyl-CoA dehydrogenase family protein yields the protein MAFQLSAEHEAIREAVREFGENEMAPVAEEHDREGKYPEDLRRKAAEYDFVAPSIPLEYGGAGMDKISSTIVTEELWRADPGIGSAIGSAGFGSNMIMEFGDEWMKEEWLPKIANGEIASVSMISEPAHGSNVAGIETVAEKDGDEFVANGNKMWITNGTVADIGVLMAKTSPGEGHKGITAFLVEMDWDGITTDKINNKLGIRASDLAEVVIDDVRIPEENVIGEVDKGFYQLMEFFAAGRANVAAQAVGAAQGALDAAIEYANQREQFDQKISEFQAIQHKIAEMATKVEAARSLTYRAATQVEQENQDIAAQYSSMAKYFASEISVEVADEGIQVHGGSGYVTDYPAERYYRDARITKIYEGTSEIQKNIIADQIL from the coding sequence ATGGCATTCCAGCTGTCAGCTGAGCACGAGGCGATCCGCGAGGCCGTCCGCGAGTTCGGTGAAAACGAGATGGCACCGGTCGCCGAGGAACACGATCGAGAGGGCAAGTATCCCGAGGACCTTCGCCGGAAGGCCGCCGAGTACGACTTCGTCGCGCCGAGTATCCCGCTCGAGTACGGCGGTGCCGGGATGGACAAAATCTCCTCGACGATCGTCACCGAGGAACTCTGGCGCGCGGATCCGGGGATCGGCTCCGCGATCGGCAGCGCCGGCTTCGGCTCGAACATGATCATGGAGTTCGGCGACGAGTGGATGAAAGAGGAGTGGCTGCCCAAGATCGCGAACGGAGAGATCGCGTCGGTGTCGATGATCTCCGAGCCCGCACACGGCTCGAACGTCGCCGGCATCGAGACGGTCGCCGAGAAGGACGGCGACGAGTTCGTCGCCAACGGCAACAAGATGTGGATCACCAACGGCACCGTCGCCGACATCGGCGTCCTCATGGCCAAGACGAGCCCCGGCGAGGGCCACAAGGGCATCACCGCCTTCCTCGTCGAGATGGACTGGGACGGCATCACGACCGATAAGATCAACAACAAGCTCGGGATCCGCGCCTCCGACCTCGCGGAGGTCGTCATCGACGACGTGCGCATCCCCGAGGAGAACGTCATCGGCGAGGTCGACAAGGGCTTCTACCAGCTGATGGAGTTCTTCGCCGCCGGTCGTGCCAACGTCGCCGCACAGGCCGTCGGCGCCGCCCAGGGCGCGCTCGACGCCGCCATCGAGTACGCCAACCAGCGCGAGCAGTTCGACCAGAAGATCTCCGAGTTCCAGGCCATCCAGCACAAGATCGCCGAGATGGCCACCAAGGTCGAGGCCGCCCGCTCGCTGACCTACCGCGCCGCGACCCAGGTCGAGCAGGAGAACCAGGACATCGCCGCGCAGTACTCGAGCATGGCGAAGTACTTCGCGAGCGAGATCTCGGTCGAAGTCGCCGACGAGGGCATTCAGGTCCACGGCGGCTCGGGCTATGTGACGGACTACCCCGCCGAGCGCTACTACCGCGACGCCCGCATCACGAAGATCTACGAGGGCACCAGCGAGATCCAGAAGAACATCATCGCCGACCAGATCCTCTGA
- a CDS encoding thiolase family protein — protein sequence MSDRQPVIVQAVRTPQGKHGGVFADTGSEELSVPLVDAMLERTGLSGEAVDDIRWGCAKQVNKQSNNIARVIALLSELGESVPGTTIDRLCASSAEAIMSASDAVRAGQREVIVAGGVENMSRNERRKGIDSYAGIAEQYDAAGLAMGQTAETVAREYDISREAQDEYGARSQQRACEATEAGKFDDEIVPIDTAEGTITEDEGLRPGTTAEKIAGLPPAFEEDGTVTAANASQVSDGAAGVLITSREFADERDLEVMAEIEDHNVAGVDPTVMGIGPVPAVRGIWERNGRDADDYDLVELNEAFASQTIYCRDELGFDDETFNVNGGAIAIGHPLGASGARLPVTLIHELQRRGGGLGLSTMCVGYGQGAAIEFTVA from the coding sequence ATGAGCGATCGGCAGCCAGTTATCGTGCAGGCAGTCCGGACTCCGCAGGGGAAACACGGCGGCGTCTTCGCCGACACCGGCAGCGAGGAGCTTTCGGTCCCGCTCGTCGACGCGATGCTCGAGCGGACCGGCCTCTCGGGCGAGGCCGTCGACGACATCCGGTGGGGCTGTGCCAAGCAGGTCAACAAGCAGAGCAACAACATCGCGCGGGTGATCGCCCTCCTGTCGGAGCTGGGCGAAAGCGTGCCCGGCACCACCATCGATCGGCTCTGTGCCTCCTCGGCGGAGGCGATCATGAGCGCCAGCGACGCCGTTCGAGCGGGCCAGCGCGAGGTCATCGTCGCCGGCGGCGTCGAGAACATGTCTCGCAACGAGCGCCGAAAAGGGATCGACTCCTACGCGGGCATCGCCGAGCAGTACGACGCGGCCGGGCTCGCGATGGGCCAGACCGCCGAGACGGTCGCCCGCGAGTACGACATCTCCCGCGAGGCCCAAGACGAGTACGGGGCCCGAAGCCAGCAACGCGCCTGCGAGGCCACCGAGGCGGGCAAATTCGACGACGAGATCGTCCCCATCGACACGGCCGAGGGCACGATCACCGAGGACGAGGGACTCCGTCCCGGGACGACCGCGGAGAAGATTGCCGGCCTCCCGCCCGCCTTTGAGGAAGACGGCACCGTCACCGCGGCCAACGCCTCGCAGGTCTCCGACGGCGCTGCAGGAGTCCTGATCACGAGCCGAGAATTCGCCGACGAGCGGGACCTCGAGGTCATGGCCGAAATCGAGGATCACAACGTCGCGGGCGTCGATCCAACGGTGATGGGGATCGGCCCGGTGCCGGCGGTGCGGGGCATCTGGGAGCGAAACGGCCGCGACGCCGACGACTACGACCTCGTGGAACTCAACGAGGCCTTCGCCAGCCAGACGATCTACTGCCGGGACGAACTCGGCTTCGACGACGAGACGTTCAACGTCAACGGCGGCGCGATCGCCATCGGCCACCCGCTGGGGGCCTCCGGCGCTCGCCTCCCTGTGACGCTGATCCACGAACTACAGCGCCGGGGCGGCGGCCTCGGGCTCTCGACGATGTGCGTCGGCTACGGGCAGGGTGCGGCTATCGAGTTTACCGTCGCCTAA
- a CDS encoding 3-hydroxyacyl-CoA dehydrogenase family protein, translating to MQIAVLGAGSMGHGIAQVSAMAGHDVVLRDIEEDFVEDGLEGIRTNLQGGVDRDKLSESEMVETLERIDGTTDLEAAVADAALVVEAVPEDMDLKQDVFADIEAAASEDTVIASNTSSLSVTEMASVLEHPERAVGLHFFNPPHIMDLVEIVIAEQTDDRTEEFAVDYVRGIEKEDVVVRDTAGFATSRLGLALGLEAIRMVEQGVASPADIDEGMEIGYGHPMGPLELTDHVGLDVRLHIAEHLREELGERFKPPQSLRRKVRAGNLGKKTGEGYYVWEDGERVGMSGDWGED from the coding sequence ATGCAAATCGCAGTCCTCGGAGCCGGCAGTATGGGCCACGGAATCGCACAGGTCTCCGCGATGGCGGGCCACGATGTCGTCCTGCGGGACATCGAGGAGGACTTCGTCGAGGACGGTCTCGAGGGAATCCGAACCAACCTCCAAGGTGGCGTCGACCGGGACAAACTCAGCGAGTCGGAGATGGTGGAAACGCTCGAGCGCATCGACGGGACGACGGACCTCGAGGCGGCGGTCGCGGACGCGGCCCTCGTCGTCGAGGCCGTCCCGGAGGACATGGACCTCAAGCAGGACGTGTTCGCCGATATCGAAGCCGCCGCGAGCGAGGACACCGTGATCGCCTCGAACACGTCCTCGCTGTCCGTGACCGAGATGGCGAGCGTCCTCGAGCACCCCGAGCGGGCGGTGGGACTGCACTTCTTCAACCCGCCCCACATCATGGATCTGGTGGAGATCGTCATCGCCGAGCAGACCGACGACCGCACGGAGGAGTTCGCCGTCGACTACGTCCGGGGCATCGAGAAGGAGGACGTGGTCGTGCGCGATACGGCCGGCTTCGCCACCTCGAGACTCGGCCTCGCGCTCGGCCTCGAGGCGATCCGGATGGTCGAGCAGGGCGTCGCCAGCCCGGCCGACATCGACGAGGGGATGGAGATCGGCTACGGCCACCCGATGGGACCGCTCGAGTTGACCGACCACGTCGGACTGGACGTGCGCCTGCACATCGCCGAACACCTCCGCGAGGAGTTGGGCGAGCGGTTCAAGCCGCCCCAGTCGCTGCGCCGGAAGGTCCGGGCGGGCAACCTCGGCAAGAAGACCGGCGAGGGCTACTACGTCTGGGAGGACGGCGAGCGCGTCGGGATGAGCGGCGACTGGGGCGAGGACTGA